The Zerene cesonia ecotype Mississippi chromosome 11, Zerene_cesonia_1.1, whole genome shotgun sequence sequence TAAGCTATATACCTAATAtgtacgggcgaagccggaccgatcaggtaattaattatatattacttatttcttGTGTAATTTCAATCTTACGATCACAAGTTCATCATCACAGCGGTACCAATAACAAATGCTTACAACAATTACGTACTtctaaattgcatttaaaaatcatagaaAACCATGCCTGTACCGTACATATGTAGGTAGTAATCAATATTAAAGCGTGCTTTAAATATCTACTCACTGGAACGTAGCGGATTTCATGTTCTTCGCGAGATAGTACAAAAACAACCAGTCCCCAAACTCGCACCCGTTCACCACATTGATGACGTTGTAAGGGTTGAACTTGCTCTTGGAAACGTGACGGAAGACCATTTCGTTGAACTTCAGTGATCGGCGGAACATGAAGAAGGATACGAACCTCCAAATGACAGCTGcaggaaatatattaaaatcgtcAAGTATCTTTCTTAGATGCTTCACTACAAAGAAGTTTaaggaatagaaaaattatcgcgaggcgggattcgaacccgcgtctatTTGataaaccgtagcaacgcctagcctttcggccacccgtgatcccgccacagtaatcgaatttgtTCTACTAACTCTTGTCTTATATCCCAATATgtcaatttaagaaatttatttgtaatagcCGCAATTAAATTTCGTTATCCTGAGTTTTACGATGGAAGTCATACAGCACGTGATAATGATTTTCTTTTGAAAAGAAACGTACTCTTCCAATATTCTAATTAAAGTTTACAACGTGGGACATCACggacaaaagaaataaaccaAATGGCAAATACTGCATATccacttatttaaattcaaccaATACTGCtaatctattaaaatcaaCGTAACTAATTCAACGACTAACGAAAACGTTAAAAACTTTGAATCAAAGAACCCACCAAGCAAGGAAACGATGAAGAGAATCAGGAACCAGAACCACAAGATGACGTAGATCTTCTCATGGATAATGTTCAGAGCCATCACGCAGAGCGCGTCGTGTTGCTGGATGGATCCGCTGGGACCATACTTGTGGAAGATGCATTTTGTTACCTggataaaaagaatattatgatGTAATCCTGTAGATCCTGTAGTTTTCAGGTTAAGTAGAAACTTCTTGAGTAAATAATacgcataattttttaataataatatagttcatTAGACATAGACAAATATAAACAGTACTTCGGTCCCCAAACTAGGACAGCTTGTATCTTAGGCAccaccttcctcttgaatataattacattctaTTTAGTTGGTCGTAGCATAAACGACAAAATGGCTATAGACATAGCATATaaagtctttaaaaataatatgttcataCATCGCATAAAAAGTGTTTGTTCCcaaaaacactaaaataagCTTAAAAAGTTTCCTTCATAGAATGTATCCAATATTAATCtgacaattaaaatatgtgttgCTTAGTCAATAATTCagttaaagtaattttttcctaacttaaaaaacatttttaagatcTAATACATACCTTAGGAAACACAGTCTCCAACGGATCGGTTTTATTTTGCCAATCCTTTAGGTTCAGTACATGTGGTCCCAGCCCCATGAAGCTCCCATGCAGGAACTTGTTGACGACCCACACTTGGAACATGACGTGCAGCAGATTGACCACCTCCAACGAGATCAGCCATGTCGACCAGGTCCTTGTTACTCGCAGCCTGGACAAAGGATAAATTTTAggtaaatcctactaatattataaacggaaaagtttataagtatggatAGATGCATGTATGGAtgttgttactttttcacacaaaaactactaaacgattgcaatgaagtttggttcgtagatagctggacaactggaataacacataggcaacctttatcccgatattcctacgggatacacaCGTGGTATCCCGTATTAATATCAGGTACAGCTAGTGTGTActtaactattatataatgtcTCATTGTCACATCGTCTTTATTAATTCTGGTTCTGGTGCCAATCTATTGGAACTTAGataattgtttcttatttcattcataaattcctcgttcatttattcattcacttTAAAATGCGAGTAGTTCATACACCATTGAGGGTGTAATGAAAACCTCAAgtcattgaattataaaaacaaaacatcatAATGAACATTTTAGGACGGACCTTTAATTAATCTGAACGACGGACGTAGATTGTTGGGCACTTTCCTGTTACGTAGATACGAACGAAAATATTGCTCTAAATTGCATACAAATGTTCTCGAGACTTTAATCCAGCAGGTTTAAAATCTTACGCATTTCTGAGTAGCATTAATCTTCGCTTccgataaaaagaaaaaatgacAATGATAATATAGTggaacattataataaataaactgtttaattataGTAATCCATCAAATGATAATAAAGTGGATTTCATCGATTTTTAATCAAGAATAAGTCGTTTTGGTTACATGGGATTAGGGATTATATGGATTTCtaatcatttcaaattaaagttGATTTTTATGGAGTGACTTAAAATTCTAAGATTTCAATTGGTTTCTATTTATGTTGTGTATTccttatcatattaatatgttgTGACCGCACCTATAATTATCTATCTAATTAGAAACCAACCTATATTCACCGACTGCATTGATAGAACTTTAATCGAAACTAtgcattattttacttatttctttttgttgttCTTAGACACGCTAGATTTTTGTAaatgattgtattttaaaagtttccaCGTATACGCCTGcaatttgttacaaaaacaaataaattacttagaAAAGTCATATCGCCGCGCTAGGtctgtattattgtttatcttCTACTGAACTAGTTTCCATAAAACTTTGCCGAACGAACGAGTAAAAGAGAGTAGTATTATATAGCTActttacataaacaaaagagCCCAATTTATTAGAGGATGATAAAGCAACAAAAGAGAGGAGGCACcaggtttcaaataaaaaacgaatcaGCAccttcacccagtcgaaactTCTTATGTAACAgagcaaaaaaaatacagtcctCCTCCTCGCCTCCTcttttgaagttggttgataattaactaaacaaaaacaattcattCTTTAGAGCTCACTCTTTCCACCTCGAGCTCCTATGTAGCTTGACTTCTACATGATTGTCTTACCTCAATATGATGTCCTTCTTAATGAGATTCACTCTGCTCTCAAGAGTGGCCTTGGAGGGAACTGAAATGCTGCCAGCCTGCATGTCTGTGTCGTGTAACGCTAAGCTAGCATACTGCAAGCCTTCCACTAGAGCCTTGATCCTGCCGCCTAAATAAAcagttacatattaattaataatactttatttgcATAACATTTAACGGGCATATAAGGGACAAAAGCACATCCACACACGATGTCTTTCAGGCATCTTCTGTAGAAACTTTAGACGACTTTGACTCTGCTTTAATTGATTTTCCTATTCGTTATATGCTccgatattttaatgtatagtattttaatatatcaatgtattaatggaagaacaaataataatgcaataaattaaacttttcgCTTATTTTTATGCGAATCATTAGACGTTGGAGTATTCAAGGCATAAGATTACTTGCAGTGTTTACGTCTCTCCAAATTGATTGCCAACTTTAAAAGGTgtggaataaaaaaaggattgatgagggaaatgaaggaaaggactagaaagggtaagggaaaggataCCGGGCTCCGGCACCTcactcaccaaacgaaacatAGTAGGTACTATTCtatcttctgtggggatgaCGGTACATTACCCGGTGggagctggcctaattcgtgtcgaagcttactcgactcccacaaatTAAAAGACCAGTAAAAACTTATATCTTGTAATATGACAAAAGTTTATCATAtacataaagtaataaagttaTCATACAcatttacatgtatatttatttgtaagggGAGTAATCGCGGCACCAACATCAATACATATATTCTAATCCTAACAAcatactatattaatttatcgtttAGTTCGTCAAGAAAGTTCGTGGAAGTAGCTTGTTTTAGTCAtagtaatactagctgacccacCAAATGCTGTTCCCCCATACTCTTGTTggggggtatgaaaaatagatgttggctgattctcagatTTACCCAATATGATCATATAActgatacataataaaaccGTTTCGgaagagaattttatatatagagaaaACAGAAGATAATAAAGGGCCATGACGATATCTAATCCAAAAAATGAGTCATCTTTAAACAGTAATAATGAGAAAatagtttagtttatttattcagtatttAACCAACTTAATTAAGGATGTGAGAGACTCAAAGTTGAGATAAGCATTACTAGACGTTTTTATCGTCTTTGCTCTTGATTTAGCCTAACTAGAAAAACACGTTTCAAGATTAGATTAACAAAGTTCCAGTTAAATGCTTACTAATACTGCAACTAGGAATAGGATCGAATCAGTACCTTATTTCGAATTTCCTAATCAATTAGGTGTGAGTCAACCGAAGTATCATAAACCGTTATTGACTTGcacaaatgatttttataaggcTGGCCTCATACTGCCTACCTAACTACCTACTACGAAATGCCTCTCTGATTTCCGATTCTTTATTATTCAGGATCTGATATCCAGAAGTGTGCCTCACACTTCCTACTactcctatcctactaatattataaatgcgaaagttcgtaaggatgtgtgtgtttgttgttctttcacgcaaaaactgccgaaccgattgcaatgaaatttggaacgtagacAGAATCAGACAATTGTGGCACGCAGCAATTTTACCACAAACCTATTCAAAATCTGTCTGTTTGCATGTAAAAGGATGTGCGTCCAAAATTCataatcttaatttttcaGTCTGAAAATATGAACGGACGTCGAATTCTTTTGTACTTTTGTTAAGATTAatctgaatatttaaaaatatgaaagaatcAGAATGTATATGGGTTGCTTTGCTTTCTGAATTCAGATTCTGTCCCTAATCAGCTAGGCATTACAGCTGTATGAGGCGAAccgtatttttcaaatgacatTAGACACATAAAGATAGCGTACCTTCTTTCCTCTTCCAAATATAATGCGTCATATAAAAGCAAATAGATTGTATGAAGAGGACAAAGGGCACCCACTGGTAGTATGTATGATGAATCGTTTCATCAGTAGATAGGATCGGTCCTACACCGGGATGCGGCAAGAATCCACCTTCGAGAAGGCTCTCATTATAATGCCGaacctataaaaaaataatactgatTATATTCTCTCCTTAGTTAATCTTACTAGCCGTAGCTTCACCCGCGTGGTAAAAAGTGGCCTTTATCACTCTCTAGCCCCTTAATATCtctaaaatgtgaaaaaaaacaaGCTAAGACACTATTAGTAAGGATTTAACAGTCTTGTTATCTTGTTATCCCTAAGTAGGAAAGAATCATTGTGATTCTTAGGATTGATCCCAAAATAGGGTAttctgtttataaaaatataagatttcgATTTTCCACACTGTTCAGCTATGGACAGTAAATAGTTTGAAAGCACCTTTATATAGTAGTTAGATGGCGGAGACCCAATTTTTAGGTGGAATGAATTATGCTGTTCGTTTGATTGgtaaccaatttttttttcaaagctATTCCACATTTcttcgtaaataataaaagcaaaaaggCCGGTGTGACACAATAACacaaacacatataaaatcaTCTATCTCATAACAATATAACTCTTCTCATTGTAAAATCtcaaatataattacgaaTACTCACAATGGTAAAGGTAGCCATAAAGAAACAATAGGTCTGGATTACAT is a genomic window containing:
- the LOC119830491 gene encoding innexin inx7, whose amino-acid sequence is MLMTSLHALTPRMRFNYSKAIIDNTVFKLHYKFTVTMLLGFVILVCAREYFGEHIKCLSDQGVPPHVIQTYCFFMATFTIVRHYNESLLEGGFLPHPGVGPILSTDETIHHTYYQWVPFVLFIQSICFYMTHYIWKRKEGGRIKALVEGLQYASLALHDTDMQAGSISVPSKATLESRVNLIKKDIILRLRVTRTWSTWLISLEVVNLLHVMFQVWVVNKFLHGSFMGLGPHVLNLKDWQNKTDPLETVFPKVTKCIFHKYGPSGSIQQHDALCVMALNIIHEKIYVILWFWFLILFIVSLLAVIWRFVSFFMFRRSLKFNEMVFRHVSKSKFNPYNVINVVNGCEFGDWLFLYYLAKNMKSATFQ